The following is a genomic window from Psychrobacter immobilis.
CCAAGTCCCATAATCATGAGCAGTGGTGGATTATTAGGATTGCCACCTGCCTCAACACACAGCTCAATGCCATCGCCGATATCAATCATTGATTGATACAGATGCTTGCTAAGGTCAGAGTCTCGCCATTGGTGCGCGCCAAACTTTTGCCACTCAGGAGTAGGGTAGCCACCTAAGTCTTCTGGTAGGGTTGCCGATGGTTTGATGTCATTCGATGTTGTCATGAAGTGTCCTAATTAGAGGGTCGTCTATTACAGCTCAAGCATCTCAAAATCAAGCTTGCCCACACCGCACTCTGGGCAGGTCCAATCATCAGGGATGTCATCCCATTTGGTGCCTGGGGCAATCCCTTCTTCGGGACAGCCGAGTGCTTCATCATATATCCAGCCGCAGACGATACATTCATAACGTTTCATAAATAGTCCTATCGAGCATTATCAGTGTTTATAATCCGTGTTACAGGGTGTTTTTGACGTTCATATTTACAATCATAGCCGTTAGATGAGACTGTAAAAGCGCACATAGTTTAGCATATAACCGTGATTTTCGTCGTTAAGTTTACACTTGTATATTGAGATTGATTGGTTTTTATCAAGGGGTTTAGGTCTTCTGTCTGTCAGTAAGCACCTGTACGCTTACGTGCGCAACTGCGATATTTCTATCAATTATGTTATAATAAGCGCCGCTAAATTCACAGTATTCGCCATCATTTATCGTTGATATATTATTATCTAAATTACATTATCTAAGTCATATAAGCTAAGGGTTACCATGAGCATTAATGCTGCCGCTACATCTAAAAATGTCGAAAATGAGTCGTCTAATAAGCTCAATACGGATCATCCCTTTTGGCAAGTGATTCGCACAGTACCAGACTTCCCGA
Proteins encoded in this region:
- a CDS encoding rubredoxin, with amino-acid sequence MKRYECIVCGWIYDEALGCPEEGIAPGTKWDDIPDDWTCPECGVGKLDFEMLEL